The following coding sequences lie in one Arthrobacter sp. PGP41 genomic window:
- a CDS encoding FAD/NAD(P)-binding protein, with protein sequence MEKTQSIRTAIIGAGPRGTSVLERLLARCAAQIASGAGTVRLHIDVIDPFPAGPGHVWQPQQSRLFLMNTQSFYPTLIPEAPDLAPPVAGTTFDQWRARQQRDPSPSLAEDELAELAVLGPNDFPSRALYGRYLRSTLEELASKAPDGVTIDFHETSAQSVRPAGDGTFDVGLATGETLSTNAVVLALGHVPSRLNPEQRELQASAKRLGLQYFPPAVPADVDWSLVPAGEPVLVRGMGLNFFDTMVQLTEGRGGKFVSNGTVLRYEPSGQEPRIIAASRRGTPYRAKAALNGYYPASVTLRYFTEAALERFRTAGIRPAFDHDFWPLLHRDALWAYYSTLVRSQPNAVPDPAAFLAALDEALHPHAHSAVNWEDSVESVLAVHVGPRHRLDLPALAAPLAGRSFASRAELDAAVVDYLLDDARRSALGEDDPVKMAIGALHHGRAALKTAVADGGITDESWVAGLRGWFESFVEGLASGPPALRSEQLAALARAGVVSFVGPDPKFAVDRKNGAFTASSPWVAGAPVAARTMVEALAPGNRVSASDSPVLEQLLADGLVRPRLMMTVEGAPVQSTGLDVVPHPYRPVAANGSVTGGLYVLGLQLSSVQWGTAIAAEAVQPGGPNYRSGQRTLRDADEIAGAILAL encoded by the coding sequence GTGGAAAAAACGCAGAGCATCCGGACCGCCATCATCGGCGCAGGTCCGCGGGGCACCAGCGTGCTGGAACGCCTGCTTGCCCGCTGCGCCGCGCAGATCGCTTCCGGTGCAGGAACGGTGCGTCTCCACATCGATGTCATCGACCCCTTTCCGGCGGGCCCCGGGCACGTGTGGCAGCCGCAGCAGTCCCGGCTGTTCCTGATGAACACGCAATCCTTCTACCCCACGCTGATCCCGGAGGCCCCTGACCTGGCGCCGCCGGTCGCAGGAACCACCTTCGACCAGTGGCGGGCCCGGCAGCAGCGCGACCCCTCGCCGTCCCTGGCCGAGGACGAGCTCGCTGAACTGGCCGTCCTGGGCCCGAATGACTTTCCCAGCCGCGCCCTTTACGGCCGCTACCTCCGCAGCACGCTGGAGGAGCTGGCGTCCAAAGCGCCCGACGGCGTCACCATCGACTTCCACGAAACGTCGGCACAGTCCGTGCGCCCCGCGGGGGACGGAACGTTCGACGTCGGCCTGGCCACGGGAGAGACGCTGAGCACCAACGCCGTGGTGCTTGCCTTGGGCCACGTCCCGTCCCGCCTGAACCCTGAGCAGCGCGAACTGCAGGCGTCGGCCAAGCGGTTGGGCCTCCAATACTTCCCGCCGGCTGTCCCTGCGGACGTGGACTGGTCCCTGGTTCCCGCAGGGGAGCCCGTCCTGGTCCGCGGCATGGGCCTGAACTTCTTCGACACCATGGTGCAGCTGACCGAGGGCCGCGGCGGAAAATTCGTCAGCAACGGAACGGTGCTCAGGTACGAGCCTTCGGGCCAGGAGCCGAGGATCATTGCTGCCTCCCGACGGGGCACGCCCTACCGGGCGAAGGCGGCCCTGAACGGCTACTACCCGGCGTCGGTAACCCTGCGCTACTTCACCGAAGCGGCGCTGGAACGATTCCGCACGGCAGGAATCCGCCCGGCGTTCGACCACGATTTCTGGCCGCTCCTGCACCGTGACGCTTTGTGGGCGTATTACTCCACCCTGGTACGTTCCCAGCCGAACGCGGTACCGGATCCGGCGGCCTTCCTCGCCGCCCTGGATGAGGCGCTCCATCCGCACGCGCACAGTGCCGTGAACTGGGAAGACAGTGTGGAGAGCGTGCTGGCCGTGCACGTGGGGCCACGGCACCGGCTGGACCTGCCGGCGCTCGCCGCCCCCCTTGCCGGACGATCCTTTGCCTCACGCGCCGAACTCGATGCCGCCGTCGTGGACTATCTGCTGGATGACGCCCGCCGGTCCGCGCTCGGGGAGGATGACCCCGTGAAGATGGCCATCGGGGCACTCCACCACGGGCGTGCCGCGCTGAAGACAGCAGTGGCCGACGGCGGCATCACCGATGAATCCTGGGTGGCGGGACTGCGTGGCTGGTTCGAGTCGTTTGTGGAAGGACTCGCCAGCGGTCCTCCGGCCCTTCGCTCCGAGCAGCTTGCGGCGCTGGCCAGGGCAGGAGTGGTGAGCTTCGTAGGCCCGGACCCCAAGTTCGCAGTGGACCGGAAGAACGGCGCCTTCACGGCGTCGTCCCCCTGGGTGGCCGGAGCTCCGGTGGCTGCCCGGACCATGGTGGAGGCGCTCGCGCCCGGTAACCGGGTCTCGGCCAGTGATTCGCCGGTGCTGGAGCAGCTGCTGGCAGACGGCCTGGTGCGGCCGCGGCTCATGATGACGGTGGAGGGTGCCCCCGTGCAGTCCACCGGCCTGGACGTGGTGCCGCATCCCTACCGCCCGGTCGCAGCCAACGGCTCCGTGACCGGAGGCCTGTACGTGCTGGGGCTGCAGCTCTCATCCGTCCAGTGGGGCACCGCCATCGCCGCCGAGGCCGTCCAGCCCGGCGGGCCAAACTACCGCAGCGGCCAGCGGACCCTGCGCGACGCGGACGAGATCGCCGGGGCCATCCTGGCGCTGTAG
- a CDS encoding NAD(P)H-quinone oxidoreductase, whose product MKAVYISEPGGPEVLEVREVEAPVPGTGEVLIDVVAAGLNRADVQQRRGFYPPPPGASEIPGLEVSGRIAGFGPGVTKAFSLGDKVVALLAGGGYAQQVAVPAEQVLRVPDGVDLVTAAALPEVAATVYSNLVMTAQLQAGETVLIHGATGGIGTMAIQLAKALGARVAATAGSDEKVSTAKAFLGADIAINYAEEDFPESLRRQNGGKGADVILDVVGAKYLAQNVDALADYGRLVVIGLQGGTKGELDLGQLLKKRAAVVATALRPRPVAEKGAIMNAVRDAVWPLVSDGSVRPLVAKTFPLDQVRAAHRYFDTGDHVGKVLLVM is encoded by the coding sequence ATGAAAGCCGTCTACATTTCGGAGCCGGGCGGCCCGGAAGTTCTGGAGGTCCGCGAGGTGGAGGCCCCGGTACCGGGTACCGGAGAGGTGCTCATCGACGTCGTGGCTGCCGGCCTGAACCGGGCGGACGTGCAGCAGCGCAGGGGCTTCTACCCGCCGCCTCCCGGCGCATCGGAAATTCCCGGCCTTGAAGTATCCGGCCGGATCGCCGGGTTCGGTCCCGGCGTCACAAAGGCATTCTCCCTCGGTGACAAGGTGGTGGCGCTGCTGGCCGGCGGCGGGTACGCGCAGCAGGTGGCGGTCCCGGCCGAGCAGGTCCTTCGGGTGCCCGACGGCGTTGACCTGGTGACTGCGGCCGCCCTTCCCGAGGTTGCGGCCACTGTCTACTCCAACCTGGTGATGACGGCCCAGCTGCAGGCGGGCGAGACCGTCCTGATCCACGGTGCAACGGGCGGGATCGGCACCATGGCCATCCAGCTCGCCAAGGCCCTCGGCGCCAGGGTTGCCGCAACTGCAGGATCCGACGAAAAAGTGAGCACGGCCAAAGCCTTCCTGGGGGCCGACATCGCCATCAACTACGCCGAGGAGGACTTTCCGGAAAGCCTTCGCCGCCAGAACGGGGGCAAGGGCGCCGACGTGATCCTCGACGTCGTGGGCGCCAAGTACCTGGCCCAAAATGTGGACGCGCTCGCTGACTACGGACGCCTGGTGGTGATCGGGCTGCAGGGCGGAACGAAGGGGGAGCTCGACCTGGGGCAGCTGCTGAAGAAGCGCGCCGCCGTCGTTGCCACCGCCCTGCGCCCACGCCCGGTAGCGGAAAAAGGCGCCATCATGAACGCCGTGCGCGACGCCGTGTGGCCGCTCGTCAGCGACGGATCGGTCAGGCCGCTGGTGGCAAAGACCTTCCCGCTGGACCAGGTGCGCGC